The Candidatus Thermoplasmatota archaeon genome window below encodes:
- a CDS encoding CoA-transferase yields MQIEPPQDIPCSKKGSGMLVGWHDPDENRAWILQHKSRVMSDKTMTAREAVQKFVSDGCLIASGGFGHVRVSMSIVYEIIRQRKQNLVMAGKTAVHDLDILVGAGCVNHVEVAYAFGHELRGLSPASRRSVESGRCTVVGEISNAAYQWRFLAAMMGVPFMPTRVMLGTDTFNTSSSQIMHDPWSGKPICLVPACYPDVCFIHVPRCDIYGNAQIDGISVEDYELARASRRLIITTEQLVDTKKIRQKPWQTVIPFYLVDAVVQEPFGAHPCQMPYQYFFDEAHIGEWLHCSKTDDGVQRYLEQYVFGVDTFQEYLKKVGGRERLALLQRIEQMKEPMQAPWLKAKNEKAAAENYSATELLACVAARLLEDNKSVFVGTGLPMVAAMLAQKMHAPHLLLFFEAGGIGPQIPVLPISVGDSRTFYHAVAASSMHDAMAMAQAGYIDYGFLGGAQIDQYGNLNTTVIGPYDHPTARLPGSGGANDVGSLCHKTIIIMRQDRHRFVRQLDFLTTPGYLTGGTAREDNGLPQGSGPYRVITQLGVYGFDSDSKKMMLLAVHPGSSVELIQQNSSFDILIPGNVGVTKPPSSRELRLLRKIDPLGIVFGK; encoded by the coding sequence ATGCAGATTGAACCACCTCAGGATATACCATGTTCAAAAAAAGGATCTGGAATGCTCGTTGGTTGGCATGATCCTGACGAAAATAGGGCGTGGATACTCCAACATAAATCACGGGTGATGTCTGATAAAACAATGACTGCACGAGAAGCAGTACAAAAATTTGTTTCAGACGGTTGCTTGATTGCATCAGGTGGTTTTGGTCATGTTCGAGTTTCAATGAGTATTGTTTATGAGATTATTCGGCAAAGAAAGCAGAACTTGGTAATGGCCGGTAAAACTGCAGTTCACGATCTCGATATTCTTGTTGGAGCTGGCTGTGTGAACCATGTTGAAGTAGCATACGCGTTTGGGCATGAGCTTCGGGGTCTTTCACCGGCATCGAGACGATCGGTTGAATCTGGGAGATGTACTGTTGTTGGTGAAATTAGCAATGCAGCGTATCAATGGCGTTTTCTTGCAGCGATGATGGGAGTTCCTTTTATGCCAACACGGGTGATGTTGGGAACAGATACATTCAATACAAGCTCATCCCAGATCATGCATGACCCCTGGAGTGGGAAACCTATTTGCCTTGTTCCAGCATGTTATCCTGACGTATGTTTCATCCATGTACCACGATGTGATATCTATGGGAATGCACAGATCGATGGTATTTCAGTTGAAGATTATGAGCTTGCGCGTGCATCACGACGATTGATTATTACCACGGAACAACTAGTTGATACAAAGAAAATACGGCAGAAACCATGGCAGACCGTCATTCCGTTCTATCTGGTTGACGCGGTGGTACAGGAACCGTTTGGTGCTCATCCATGTCAGATGCCGTATCAGTATTTCTTTGATGAGGCACATATCGGTGAATGGTTACACTGTTCAAAAACTGATGATGGTGTTCAACGCTACCTCGAACAGTATGTTTTCGGTGTTGATACGTTTCAGGAGTATCTGAAAAAAGTTGGCGGGAGAGAAAGACTAGCATTGTTGCAACGTATTGAACAGATGAAAGAACCGATGCAGGCACCATGGTTGAAAGCAAAAAATGAAAAAGCAGCCGCTGAAAACTATTCTGCGACCGAGCTACTTGCCTGTGTCGCTGCTCGACTACTTGAGGATAACAAATCAGTGTTTGTCGGAACAGGACTTCCTATGGTTGCAGCTATGCTTGCTCAGAAAATGCACGCCCCTCATCTCTTGTTATTTTTTGAAGCAGGAGGTATCGGCCCACAGATACCTGTGCTCCCGATCTCTGTAGGTGATTCACGAACGTTTTATCATGCGGTAGCAGCATCCAGCATGCATGATGCTATGGCGATGGCGCAAGCAGGATACATTGATTATGGTTTTCTTGGAGGAGCACAGATTGATCAATACGGAAACCTGAATACAACGGTTATTGGACCGTATGATCATCCGACGGCTCGTCTGCCCGGAAGTGGTGGTGCTAATGATGTTGGATCGTTATGTCACAAAACTATTATTATCATGCGACAAGATAGACATCGATTCGTTCGACAGCTTGATTTTCTCACAACACCAGGGTATTTAACCGGTGGTACTGCTCGTGAAGACAACGGTCTGCCGCAGGGGAGTGGGCCGTATCGAGTGATCACGCAACTGGGAGTGTATGGGTTTGATTCTGATTCGAAAAAAATGATGTTGCTTGCGGTGCATCCTGGCAGTAGTGTTGAGCTGATTCAGCAGAACAGTAGTTTTGATATTTTGATTCCTGGGAACGTTGGAGTTACTAAGCCGCCATCATCTCGAGAACTCAGGTTGTTAAGAAAAATTGATCCTTTAGGTATTGTGTTCGGGAAATAG
- a CDS encoding carboxypeptidase-like regulatory domain-containing protein, whose amino-acid sequence MRSFRGNCTAVLDLPMRLTVALIIGAVALTAILGFILNPCLFPKKMVVSVTPMAAQFTTTDAGPESFLFTVTVTESSGRPITGASVIIKGLHSVINGETGTNGKITLTIDNIWLEPGVYEGYLDVQVKAPCFDTFSQSDMIKIIRKPPSP is encoded by the coding sequence ATGCGAAGTTTCAGAGGGAACTGTACTGCTGTGCTTGACCTTCCGATGCGGCTGACCGTTGCACTGATTATCGGTGCTGTAGCGCTTACTGCGATCCTTGGCTTTATCCTGAATCCGTGTTTGTTCCCAAAGAAGATGGTCGTTAGTGTTACTCCCATGGCTGCTCAATTTACAACGACTGATGCAGGACCTGAAAGTTTTCTTTTTACAGTTACCGTTACTGAGAGTTCTGGCCGTCCGATTACTGGTGCATCGGTGATCATCAAAGGTCTCCATAGCGTCATCAACGGTGAAACTGGTACCAATGGAAAAATCACGCTGACGATTGACAATATTTGGCTTGAACCTGGAGTCTATGAAGGGTATCTTGATGTTCAGGTTAAAGCCCCCTGTTTTGATACATTCTCCCAATCAGATATGATCAAGATTATTCGAAAACCCCCCTCGCCATAG